In the Malaya genurostris strain Urasoe2022 chromosome 1, Malgen_1.1, whole genome shotgun sequence genome, one interval contains:
- the LOC131425317 gene encoding protein GPR107 → MKSATSVAVWAALFILFTKCIDGRRHHLEVRDDVRRYIPLSTFGFYSGGILDVKVSDFRVVPGSEENVFGLSLDRTLSDAMNPYLDTHQENCILREPISSLRSGPIVFFIMDIKHEVVHLNCSNEWQNAHIYKDRKAIPALRLKRQSFAKVSDSKSMYMQRRKREDQAATVQTSVCHNNYLTLNCEKKDGFKICWFNFAVYVASKAEEGLYNLYFHSCPNYDLNNLYPLQFDVTIEENNSGNFLSAGEMPLPALYFMMSLLFFLSGLFWVFILKKSKHPVFKIHYLMAVLVFLKSLSLMFHAINYHFIETQGEHVEAWAILYYITHLLKGAVLFITIVLIGTGWTFIKQILADKDKKLFMIVIPLQVLANVAEIIIAESEEGDKEHSTWRDIFILVDLLCCGAILFPVVWSIRHLQEAAGTDGKAAINLRKLKLFRQFYIMIVCYIYFTRIIVYLLKITVAFQYAWLDEMFKEMATYVFFVLTGYKFRPVSQNPYFSVCTDEDDDDDEVEILTQTGLTEGISKVTNRSQPPTTMIHEMNEDDRETLISKREPSHEYD, encoded by the exons ATGAAATCTGCGACGTCAGTGGCTGTCTGGGCTGCtttattcattttgtttacGAAATGCATCGATGGTCGAAGACATCATTTGGAAGTGCGG GATGACGTTAGAAGATACATACCCTTGAGCACATTTGGTTTCTATTCGGGAGGAATCTTAGACGTAAAGGTGTCCGATTTTCGAGTCGTACCTGGTTCGGAGGAAAATGTT TTTGGGCTCTCATTGGACAGAACATTGTCGGATGCAATGAATCCATATCTAGATACTCATCAGGAGAACTGCATCCTACGAGAACCAATTAGTTCACTGCGAAGTGGCCCAATTGTGTTTTTCATCATGGATATCAAACATGAAGT GGTTCATTTGAACTGTTCAAACGAGTGGCAAAATGCTCACATCTACAAAgaccgtaaagcaattccagcaCTTCGTTTGAAGCGTCAATCGTTCGCCAAAGTTAGCGATTCCAAGTCGATGTATATGCAACGACGAAAACGGGAAG ATCAAGCCGCAACAGTTCAGACATCGGTTTGTCATAATAATTATTTGAcactcaactgtgaaaagaaggATGGTTTCAAAATCTGCTGGTTTAAT TTTGCCGTTTATGTGGCAAGTAAAGCCGAGGAGGGATTATACAACTTGTACTTCCATAGCTGCCCGAATTACGATTTGAACAATTTGTATCCTCTGCAATTCGATGTCACCATTGAAGAAAACAACAGTGGAAACTTTTTGTCTGCCGGCGAAATGCCGCTACCGGCGTTGTActttatgatgtctttgctcttCTTCTTGTCAGGCCTGTTCTGGGTGTTTATTCTGAAGAAGAGCAAACACCCGGTGTTCAAAATTCACTATCTGATGGCGGTGCTGGTGTTTCTAAAATCACTGTCGCTGATGTTTCATGCCATCAATTATCATTTCATCGAAACGCAGGGAGAACATGTGGAAGCTTGGGCTATTCTGTACTACATTACTCACCT GTTGAAAGGAGCCGTTCTGTTCATTACCATTGTGCTAATTGGCACCGGCTGGACTTTTATCAAACAAATTCTTGCGGATAAGGACAAAAAGTTGTTTATGATTGTGATTCCGCTGCAGGTTCTGGCAAACGTAGCAGAGATAATCATAGCCGAGAGTGAGGAAGGTGACAAAGAGCACAGTACCTGGCGAGACATTTTCATCCTGGTGGATTTGCTGTGCTGTGGAGCAATTCTATTTCCGGTGGTTTGGTCAATAAGGCATTTGCAAGAAGCCGCGGGAACTGACGGGAAGGCGGCGATTAATTTACGAAAATTGAAACTGTTTCGGCAGTTCTATATTATGATTGTTTGTTACATCTATTTCACAAGaattattgtttatttattgaAG ATTACAGTCGCATTCCAGTATGCCTGGTTGGATGAGATGTTCAAAGAGATGGCGACGTACGTGTTTTTCGTACTGACGGGGTACAAATTTCGACCGGTGTCACAAAATCCGTACTTTTCGGTGTGCACCGATGAagacgatgacgacgatgaaGTTGAAAT TCTTACTCAAACGGGTCTAACCGAGGGAATCAGTAAGGTGACAAATCGTTCCCAACCTCCAACAACGATGATCCATGAAATGAATGAGGACGACCGGGAAACTTTAATTAGCAAACGTGAACCGTCTCACGAATATGATTAG